A window of Funiculus sociatus GB2-C1 genomic DNA:
GGGATTTTTTGGAGGGCTGCCTAAGTTAGACAAATTCATAAACCGTTTGCCAAAAACCGGGTGATGATAAACATTTAAAGTCTGATCGGTAGAGTTGTTTAAAACGGTTTGGGTAGGAGCGTGAAAGAAGTTTACTTTGTCTTTGAGTCCTGGTAGAGCTTGGAAAATATCTATAGCGCTAACCTGGTTAATGGTTTTACTGAGGGCTGCGGTTAATTGCTTGATTCGATAATTATCTTTAAGGCCAAGGGTGTCTATATTTTGGGATTGGAGGATGTGCAATAGGGCGATGATATTTTTGTGAGTAGCTGCTGCATCGTAAAAGGGAAGAATCGCAACGTAAGCGAGGGGAAATAATTGATCGTTGCTGTCCATTCGGAAGGTGAGAATGGTTTTTCTTGAGCTTACCTCCAAACTTGGGGGATTGCCGATACCGGGATAGTGCTTAGCGATGTGATGATAAGTGGTGGCTAAAGCTAAATTCGCCTCCATATCTAATGGTGCATCAACGATAATCCGAACGGTGGGGAGGGTTTCATTAAAGAACTTTTTTGATTCTTCGGTGGTGAGGCGGAAAATTTCAGTGCGATCGCCATCGGGACTCAAATCAACCCACTCGCAAGTCATTCCTTCTGTTTTTAGGCCGAAGCGCGACACTGCATAAAGTTTTGCTCCTGTCAAGATAGCACCTGTCAAGTCGGCTCCGATCCAATCAGCTTTAATCAATCTAGCTTGAGTGAGATCCGCATGAACTAAGCTGGCATTAAGTAAATTAGCGTTGCTTAAGTCTGCCCCGATTAAGTTGGCTCCGCTTAATTTAGCGCCGCTTAAGTCCGCCCAGCGCAAATTCGCCCCGCTTAAGTCTGCCCAGCGCAAATTCGCTCCACTCATGTCTGCGCCGCTCAAGTTGGCGCGAGAAAGATTAGCTTGTCTGAGTTCAGCTTCTCGGAGATTTGCCCCACTCAAATCGGTTCGGCTTAAGTCGGT
This region includes:
- a CDS encoding pentapeptide repeat-containing protein; amino-acid sequence: MNVDELIVKYAAGVRNFVAANLAEANLSGINLSGVNLSNANLSVANLSGANLSGANLSHAKLNVARLSGANLSKAILNQANFNVANLIRADMGGAELVQAALIRAELIRAELSGCNLRSANLSGADLREATLRQANLSRASLNEANLRGAFLTGANLEQANLNGTDLSRTDLSGANLREAELRQANLSRANLSGADMSGANLRWADLSGANLRWADLSGAKLSGANLIGADLSNANLLNASLVHADLTQARLIKADWIGADLTGAILTGAKLYAVSRFGLKTEGMTCEWVDLSPDGDRTEIFRLTTEESKKFFNETLPTVRIIVDAPLDMEANLALATTYHHIAKHYPGIGNPPSLEVSSRKTILTFRMDSNDQLFPLAYVAILPFYDAAATHKNIIALLHILQSQNIDTLGLKDNYRIKQLTAALSKTINQVSAIDIFQALPGLKDKVNFFHAPTQTVLNNSTDQTLNVYHHPVFGKRFMNLSNLGSPPKNPSIEIQNSTLPPVGTVIEFIKEFNYLEKSQQS